The following proteins come from a genomic window of Daphnia carinata strain CSIRO-1 chromosome 6, CSIRO_AGI_Dcar_HiC_V3, whole genome shotgun sequence:
- the LOC130690505 gene encoding transmembrane protein 94-like isoform X2 yields the protein MDIRGLSTCDALQKLLEEMHDVIHNDKSQDARHSNSLSNNVYSCLTKAALQIREPLCTFNWISLAVLSAEVVAMIVAHEIHEYQKSQVLLWEAILLLLLTVFNFLFACWDTQLRKTEMRTRTEWLRNFVNEWKHKCEWIPENYPHIHSPQSPSITLQATIRDGNIVNLPWALLVKGDVIVLRPGQPAPGRCRNIAGKNEPNFTLEADEIYTPLTNSDKAGPFNTPLLRRPLPCTYCILEETPYVQSIRIALKESLNRPTGVLYKEKFLCFAVCLEQFIAPIFLVLLLVFNAGRYFYFSEYLSSGHWTDMFLIQPCLVVLPLLPLVLPVAWLIINVYGVALILALFYTARHFKISNDPFEDAEVTAPTHPSFWVKCKEMKPYFLDTLVGRGKSPFRTGNIFQTLSSVTALCCVDKKGILSWPNPTAEKVFFLRNGSWGHQQTDFGKEGTTLKPTSTVAGAILKKDKDSNKRTRKRSNKRACAEHARNGYETRAEVLDLSHDCTTPFRLQFDDPSWQQYMGSLKPLGLAILLNTCNPSTQERYAQFCSHLSCLSKFHEDFVPVTNRREWDEGRGHLSMFDCSRSSIATNNLLLTHGCLCELAKQIGFQSTARNVFSLKDQLFIFRHQADPSSRKDRLARSLSLPKLKFPFPNMVGVCVQESHTGRFQLLTQGTGEILLDACVDYWNGVDLCPLTLADRKRILDFYNRSSLTAYCTAFSYRPVDTRYQETTVCGGPESLFQTSGVYLELPTDSSHLYHPQRSPTPEGPVSLSRIQSDSNLYCGTATGGYFSRSNDSSMDESPNEPSPNSPEGVFQLQCNQTFVGMVTMQYQARTDMVQLIEQLDKASVRFVHFSKENELRSRVFSEKMGLESGWNCHISLLSEHDVESKEDGEELTNRRTNKSSMSLLNREEYTALNAATRNVHCLSISAPSAINVEMTQVKFEDEIFLHSLTDDDSRSDNSDTDLLKDEDRDRLFHSQKSPVSVKTPSPQCHHLVNCSNDGSSPSLDRCRSASRSSSSSSSSSSTCSSSSSSSSLLNVTGGGGSCWDLNLSRSQSHVTESTEQSAPVAFDLTNRAKLPRGIEEIRPHIENVDNVPLLVSLFTESTPTATREMIKIMQEYGEVVCIVGSSASAYNCALFMQADASLAVEPLYPQVCQQVPVVSPVSQTNVLSPAELSRRLNSLPCALSFHRDELSSLLHLVLESRHVGFCLRNVLQLWAASIASLSTVQLIAALFFLPPIFTTGQVLWLSCIIIPLLSISLMGAPTDPDVMNIATGKNSRKIDKGTFKFVLWSYGLKFLPSMIILLIFYGASLLSLCSYVNSDCQMVSKCLWVYPSQNGTVLKGLWSGWGEPAHEHLLYTVQHTTALAFVIFLVFISLSFVHRQYHFWQVNPFSNRLWIACCGVVSILQIIFFSMGIWSIDAHSLKDGPCNSSSPVSGFPLPAWLLLSWPTLLIPFNELVKHYEIKVNVRLQKRARLEFGTKLGMNSPF from the exons ATGGATATCAGAGGGCTAAGCACATGTGATGCCCTTCAAAAATTGTTGGAGGAAATGCATGATGTTATTCACAACGACAAATCACAGGATGCCAGGCATAGCAA TTCTTTAAGCAACAATGTATACTCTTGTTTAACAAAAGCAGCACTTCAAATCAGAGAGCCGCTTTGCACATTCAACTGGATATCATTAGCTGTCTTAAGTGCAGAAGTGGTTGCTATGATTGTGGCACATGAAATTCATGAATATCAAAA ATCACAGGTGTTGTTGTGGGAAGCAATATTATTATTGCTTTTGACTGTATTCAATTTCCTGTTTGCTTGCTGGGATACACAGTTGCGCAAAACTGAGATGCGCACCCGAACCGAATGGCTCCGCAACTTTGTGAATGAATGGAAACATAAATGCGAATGGATCCCAGAAAATTACCCGCACATCCACAGTCCGCAGTCGCCTAGTATAACGCTACAGGCAACCATTAGAGATGGTAACATTGTCAACCTTCCTTGGGCGCTCCTAGTAAAAGGAGACGTCATAGTTCTTCGTCCCGGACAGCCTGCCCCAGGACGCTGTAGAAAT ATTGCAGGCAAAAACGAGCCTAACTTCACATTGGAAGCAGACGAAATTTATACGCCTCTTACAAACTCTGACAAAGCAGGACCGTTTAACACACCGCTCTTGCGTCGACCCCTACCGTGCACCTATTGCATTCTTGAAGAAACTCCGTATGTTCAATCAATACGAATAGCCCTAAAGGAATCTTTAAATCGGCCAACTGGAGTACTTTAcaaggaaaaatttttatgtttcgCCGTTTGTCTAGAGCAATTCATTGCTCCAATTTTTCTg GTTCTTTTACTAGTCTTCAACGCGGGACGCTACTTTTATTTCTCAGAATACCTTAGTAGCGGTCATTGGACGGATATGTTCCTCATTCAGCCCTGCTTGGTTGTGCTTCCTCTCCTTCCACTTGTTCTACCCGTCGCATGGCTCATAATCAATGTCTATGGGGTCGCCCTTATCCTCGCTCTCTTCTATACAGCACGGCATTTCAAA ATAAGCAATGATCCGTTCGAGGATGCAGAGGTCACTGCTCCAACCCATCCTTCCTTCTGGGTCAAGTGTAAAGAGATGAAACCTTATTTTCTAGATACTTTGGTAGGAAGAGGCAAGTCGCCCTTCCGTACTGGAAATATCTTCCAGACGCTATCATCTGTGACA GCGCTGTGTTGTGTGGACAAGAAAGGGATTCTGTCGTGGCCTAACCCGACGGCAGAAAAAGTCTTCTTTTTGCGAAATGGATCTTGGGGACACCAACAGACTGATTTCGGTAAAGAGGGCACCACGCTCAAGCCTACCTCCACAGTCGCTGGTGCTATTTTGAAGAAAGATAAAGACAGCAACAAAAGGACTCGGAAGCGTTCGAATAAGAGGGCCTGTGCAgaac ATGCGCGGAACGGCTATGAGACGAGAGCTGAAGTTCTCGATTTGAGTCACGACTGCACCACTCCTTTCCGACTCCAGTTTGATGATCCTTCCTGGCAACAGTATATGGGCTCTTTGAAGCCTCTCGGTTTGGCCATCCTTCTCAACACTTGCAATCCTTCAACGCAAGAGAGATACGCCCAATTTTGTTCCCACCTTTCTTGTCTCAGCAAATTTCACGAAGACTTTGTTCCGGTTACTAATCGACG AGAATGGGATGAAGGGCGAGGTCATCTGAGCATGTTCGACTGTTCGCGTTCCAGTATTGCGACGAATAATCTCCTCTTAACCCACgg TTGTTTGTGCGAGCTAGCCAAACAAATCGGTTTCCAGAGTACTGCCCGCAACGTTTTTTCATTGAAAGATCAACTTTTTATCTTTCGACAT CAAGCGGATCCATCAAGCCGTAAAGACAGGCTGGCCCGCAGCTTGTCGCTTCCGAAACTAAAGTTTCCTTTCCCCAATATGGTCGGTGTTTGTGTTCAAGAATCGCACACAGGTCGCTTTCAACTACTTACGCAAGGAACAGGTGAAATTCTGTTGGATGCCTGCGTTGACTATTGGAATGGCGTGGACCTCTGCCCATTGACACTAGCCGACAG GAAAAGAATCCTTGATTTCTACAATCGCAGCAGCTTAACGGCTTATTGCACAGCCTTCTCCTATCGTCCAGTGGACACTCGCTATCAGGAAACAACTGTCTGTGGAGGACCCGAGTCGCTGTTTCAAACTTCCGGAGTCTACTTGGAATTGCCTACAGACAGCTCCCATCTTTACCATCCACAGCGTAGTCCAACGCCAGAAGGCCCTGTATCGCTTTCTCGTATTCAATCGGACAGTAATCTTTATTGCGGAACAGCGACAGGTGGCTACTTTTCAAGATCCAACGATTCGTCGATGGATGAATCGCCAAACGAGCCGAGCCCGAATTCTCCGGAAGGGGTTTTCCAACTACAGTGCAACCAAACTTTTGTTGGAATGGTCACAATGCAGTACCAAGCCAGGACTGATATG GTACAATTGATTGAACAACTAGACAAGGCGTCAGTGAGGTTTGTGCATTTCAGCAAGGAAAACGAACTGCGATCCCGAGTCTTTTCAGAGAAAATGGGATTGGAAAGTGGATGGAACTGCCACATTAGTTTGCTCAGCGAACACGATGTTGAATCGAAAGAAGATGGGGAAGAATTAACTAACCGACGTACTAACAAATCGTCAATGAGCTTGCTGAATAGAGAAGAGTACACCGCATTGAATGCTGCGACAAGGAACGTACATTGTCTAAGCATCTCCGCTCCCAGTGCAATCAACGTCGAGATGACCCAAGTCAAATTCgaagatgaaatttttcttcaCAGTCTGACGGACGATGATTCACGCTCCGATAATTCAGATACTGATTTACTCAAGGATGAAGATAGAGATag ATTGTTTCATTCTCAGAAAAGCCCAGTGTCTGTCAAAACGCCCTCGCCGCAATGTCATCATTTAGTCAATTGTTCTAATGACGGCAGTAGTCCGTCATTAGACCGCTGTCGCAGCGCGAGccgtagcagcagcagcagtagtagCAGTAGTAGTACTTGCAGTAGTagttccagcagcagcagtttaCTTAACGTCACCGGAG GCGGTGGAAGTTGCTGGGACTTGAATTTATCTCGCTCGCAAAGTCACGTGACAGAGAGTACGGAGCAAAGCGCCCCTGTTGCCTTCGACTTAACTAACAGA GCTAAACTGCCTAGAGGTATTGAAGAAATTCGACCACACATCGAAAATGTTGACAATGTTCCCCTTCTGGTTTCCTTGTTCACAGAGTCTACTCCTACCGCTACGCGAGAAATG atCAAGATTATGCAAGAGTACGGAGAAGTTGTTTGCATCGTTGGTTCATCGGCGTCTGCCTACAACTGCGCCCTTTTCATGCAAGCTGATGCTAG TTTGGCGGTTGAACCACTCTACCCGCAGGTTTGCCAGCAAGTGCCAGTTGTCTCTCCCGTAAGCCAAACTAATGTCCTGTCTCCAGCGGAGCTTAGTCGCCGCCTAAATTCGCTTCCGTGTGCCCTATCCTTCCATCGTGATGAGCTGTCTTCATTGCTCCATCTCGTACTAGAGTCTCGTCACGTTGGCTTTTGTTTACGTAACGTCCTCCAGTTATGGGCCGCTTCCATTGCTTCCCTTTCTACCGTCCAGCTGATAGCAGCATTGTTCTTCCTTCCACCCATTTTCACAACTGGCCAAGTCCTTTGGCTTTCCTGCATCATCATTCCTCTTCTGTCCATCAGTCTAATGGGTGCTCCTACTGATCCTGACGTCATGAACATAGCCACCGGAAAGAATTCACGCAAGATTGACAAAGGG ACTTTCAAGTTTGTTCTGTGGAGCTATGGACTCAAATTTCTACCGTCAATGATCATTCTTCTTATCTTCTATGGCGCATCGTTGCTATCCCTCTGCTCTTACGTCAACTCGGATTGCCAAATGGTTTCCAAGTGTCTGTGGGTGTACCCGTCGCAAAATGGAACCGTTCTCAAAGGGCTTTGGTCGGGGTGGGGAGAACCGGCGCACGAGCACCTTTTGTACACTGTACAACACACCACCGCTTTAGCCTTTGTCATTTTTCTTG TTTTTATATCGTTGTCATTCGTTCATCGCCAGTATCATTTTTGGCAAGTCAATCCCTTCAGCAACCGATTGTGGATCGCTTGCTGTGGTGTTGT GAGTATTCTGCAAATAATCTTCTTTTCAATGGGCATCTGGTCGATTGATGCCCATTCTTTAAAGGACGGCCCATGCAATTCGTCAAGCCCAGTATCCGGTTTTCCGCTACCAGCATGGCTTCTCTTATCATGGCCCACCCTATTGATACCGTTCAACGAATTGgtcaaacattatgaaattaA GGTCAATGTCCGCCTTCAAAAGAGAGCTCGCCTAGAATTTGGAACAAAACTGGGAATGAATTCGCCATTTTGA
- the LOC130690505 gene encoding transmembrane protein 94-like isoform X1, with product MDIRGLSTCDALQKLLEEMHDVIHNDKSQDARHSNSLSNNVYSCLTKAALQIREPLCTFNWISLAVLSAEVVAMIVAHEIHEYQKSQVLLWEAILLLLLTVFNFLFACWDTQLRKTEMRTRTEWLRNFVNEWKHKCEWIPENYPHIHSPQSPSITLQATIRDGNIVNLPWALLVKGDVIVLRPGQPAPGRCRNIAGKNEPNFTLEADEIYTPLTNSDKAGPFNTPLLRRPLPCTYCILEETPYVQSIRIALKESLNRPTGVLYKEKFLCFAVCLEQFIAPIFLVLLLVFNAGRYFYFSEYLSSGHWTDMFLIQPCLVVLPLLPLVLPVAWLIINVYGVALILALFYTARHFKISNDPFEDAEVTAPTHPSFWVKCKEMKPYFLDTLVGRGKSPFRTGNIFQTLSSVTALCCVDKKGILSWPNPTAEKVFFLRNGSWGHQQTDFGKEGTTLKPTSTVAGAILKKDKDSNKRTRKRSNKRACAEHARNGYETRAEVLDLSHDCTTPFRLQFDDPSWQQYMGSLKPLGLAILLNTCNPSTQERYAQFCSHLSCLSKFHEDFVPVTNRREWDEGRGHLSMFDCSRSSIATNNLLLTHGCLCELAKQIGFQSTARNVFSLKDQLFIFRHQADPSSRKDRLARSLSLPKLKFPFPNMVGVCVQESHTGRFQLLTQGTGEILLDACVDYWNGVDLCPLTLADRKRILDFYNRSSLTAYCTAFSYRPVDTRYQETTVCGGPESLFQTSGVYLELPTDSSHLYHPQRSPTPEGPVSLSRIQSDSNLYCGTATGGYFSRSNDSSMDESPNEPSPNSPEGVFQLQCNQTFVGMVTMQYQARTDMVQLIEQLDKASVRFVHFSKENELRSRVFSEKMGLESGWNCHISLLSEHDVESKEDGEELTNRRTNKSSMSLLNREEYTALNAATRNVHCLSISAPSAINVEMTQVKFEDEIFLHSLTDDDSRSDNSDTDLLKDEDRDRLFHSQKSPVSVKTPSPQCHHLVNCSNDGSSPSLDRCRSASRSSSSSSSSSSTCSSSSSSSSLLNVTGGRMPLGGGSCWDLNLSRSQSHVTESTEQSAPVAFDLTNRAKLPRGIEEIRPHIENVDNVPLLVSLFTESTPTATREMIKIMQEYGEVVCIVGSSASAYNCALFMQADASLAVEPLYPQVCQQVPVVSPVSQTNVLSPAELSRRLNSLPCALSFHRDELSSLLHLVLESRHVGFCLRNVLQLWAASIASLSTVQLIAALFFLPPIFTTGQVLWLSCIIIPLLSISLMGAPTDPDVMNIATGKNSRKIDKGTFKFVLWSYGLKFLPSMIILLIFYGASLLSLCSYVNSDCQMVSKCLWVYPSQNGTVLKGLWSGWGEPAHEHLLYTVQHTTALAFVIFLVFISLSFVHRQYHFWQVNPFSNRLWIACCGVVSILQIIFFSMGIWSIDAHSLKDGPCNSSSPVSGFPLPAWLLLSWPTLLIPFNELVKHYEIKVNVRLQKRARLEFGTKLGMNSPF from the exons ATGGATATCAGAGGGCTAAGCACATGTGATGCCCTTCAAAAATTGTTGGAGGAAATGCATGATGTTATTCACAACGACAAATCACAGGATGCCAGGCATAGCAA TTCTTTAAGCAACAATGTATACTCTTGTTTAACAAAAGCAGCACTTCAAATCAGAGAGCCGCTTTGCACATTCAACTGGATATCATTAGCTGTCTTAAGTGCAGAAGTGGTTGCTATGATTGTGGCACATGAAATTCATGAATATCAAAA ATCACAGGTGTTGTTGTGGGAAGCAATATTATTATTGCTTTTGACTGTATTCAATTTCCTGTTTGCTTGCTGGGATACACAGTTGCGCAAAACTGAGATGCGCACCCGAACCGAATGGCTCCGCAACTTTGTGAATGAATGGAAACATAAATGCGAATGGATCCCAGAAAATTACCCGCACATCCACAGTCCGCAGTCGCCTAGTATAACGCTACAGGCAACCATTAGAGATGGTAACATTGTCAACCTTCCTTGGGCGCTCCTAGTAAAAGGAGACGTCATAGTTCTTCGTCCCGGACAGCCTGCCCCAGGACGCTGTAGAAAT ATTGCAGGCAAAAACGAGCCTAACTTCACATTGGAAGCAGACGAAATTTATACGCCTCTTACAAACTCTGACAAAGCAGGACCGTTTAACACACCGCTCTTGCGTCGACCCCTACCGTGCACCTATTGCATTCTTGAAGAAACTCCGTATGTTCAATCAATACGAATAGCCCTAAAGGAATCTTTAAATCGGCCAACTGGAGTACTTTAcaaggaaaaatttttatgtttcgCCGTTTGTCTAGAGCAATTCATTGCTCCAATTTTTCTg GTTCTTTTACTAGTCTTCAACGCGGGACGCTACTTTTATTTCTCAGAATACCTTAGTAGCGGTCATTGGACGGATATGTTCCTCATTCAGCCCTGCTTGGTTGTGCTTCCTCTCCTTCCACTTGTTCTACCCGTCGCATGGCTCATAATCAATGTCTATGGGGTCGCCCTTATCCTCGCTCTCTTCTATACAGCACGGCATTTCAAA ATAAGCAATGATCCGTTCGAGGATGCAGAGGTCACTGCTCCAACCCATCCTTCCTTCTGGGTCAAGTGTAAAGAGATGAAACCTTATTTTCTAGATACTTTGGTAGGAAGAGGCAAGTCGCCCTTCCGTACTGGAAATATCTTCCAGACGCTATCATCTGTGACA GCGCTGTGTTGTGTGGACAAGAAAGGGATTCTGTCGTGGCCTAACCCGACGGCAGAAAAAGTCTTCTTTTTGCGAAATGGATCTTGGGGACACCAACAGACTGATTTCGGTAAAGAGGGCACCACGCTCAAGCCTACCTCCACAGTCGCTGGTGCTATTTTGAAGAAAGATAAAGACAGCAACAAAAGGACTCGGAAGCGTTCGAATAAGAGGGCCTGTGCAgaac ATGCGCGGAACGGCTATGAGACGAGAGCTGAAGTTCTCGATTTGAGTCACGACTGCACCACTCCTTTCCGACTCCAGTTTGATGATCCTTCCTGGCAACAGTATATGGGCTCTTTGAAGCCTCTCGGTTTGGCCATCCTTCTCAACACTTGCAATCCTTCAACGCAAGAGAGATACGCCCAATTTTGTTCCCACCTTTCTTGTCTCAGCAAATTTCACGAAGACTTTGTTCCGGTTACTAATCGACG AGAATGGGATGAAGGGCGAGGTCATCTGAGCATGTTCGACTGTTCGCGTTCCAGTATTGCGACGAATAATCTCCTCTTAACCCACgg TTGTTTGTGCGAGCTAGCCAAACAAATCGGTTTCCAGAGTACTGCCCGCAACGTTTTTTCATTGAAAGATCAACTTTTTATCTTTCGACAT CAAGCGGATCCATCAAGCCGTAAAGACAGGCTGGCCCGCAGCTTGTCGCTTCCGAAACTAAAGTTTCCTTTCCCCAATATGGTCGGTGTTTGTGTTCAAGAATCGCACACAGGTCGCTTTCAACTACTTACGCAAGGAACAGGTGAAATTCTGTTGGATGCCTGCGTTGACTATTGGAATGGCGTGGACCTCTGCCCATTGACACTAGCCGACAG GAAAAGAATCCTTGATTTCTACAATCGCAGCAGCTTAACGGCTTATTGCACAGCCTTCTCCTATCGTCCAGTGGACACTCGCTATCAGGAAACAACTGTCTGTGGAGGACCCGAGTCGCTGTTTCAAACTTCCGGAGTCTACTTGGAATTGCCTACAGACAGCTCCCATCTTTACCATCCACAGCGTAGTCCAACGCCAGAAGGCCCTGTATCGCTTTCTCGTATTCAATCGGACAGTAATCTTTATTGCGGAACAGCGACAGGTGGCTACTTTTCAAGATCCAACGATTCGTCGATGGATGAATCGCCAAACGAGCCGAGCCCGAATTCTCCGGAAGGGGTTTTCCAACTACAGTGCAACCAAACTTTTGTTGGAATGGTCACAATGCAGTACCAAGCCAGGACTGATATG GTACAATTGATTGAACAACTAGACAAGGCGTCAGTGAGGTTTGTGCATTTCAGCAAGGAAAACGAACTGCGATCCCGAGTCTTTTCAGAGAAAATGGGATTGGAAAGTGGATGGAACTGCCACATTAGTTTGCTCAGCGAACACGATGTTGAATCGAAAGAAGATGGGGAAGAATTAACTAACCGACGTACTAACAAATCGTCAATGAGCTTGCTGAATAGAGAAGAGTACACCGCATTGAATGCTGCGACAAGGAACGTACATTGTCTAAGCATCTCCGCTCCCAGTGCAATCAACGTCGAGATGACCCAAGTCAAATTCgaagatgaaatttttcttcaCAGTCTGACGGACGATGATTCACGCTCCGATAATTCAGATACTGATTTACTCAAGGATGAAGATAGAGATag ATTGTTTCATTCTCAGAAAAGCCCAGTGTCTGTCAAAACGCCCTCGCCGCAATGTCATCATTTAGTCAATTGTTCTAATGACGGCAGTAGTCCGTCATTAGACCGCTGTCGCAGCGCGAGccgtagcagcagcagcagtagtagCAGTAGTAGTACTTGCAGTAGTagttccagcagcagcagtttaCTTAACGTCACCGGAGGTAGGATGCCATTAG GCGGTGGAAGTTGCTGGGACTTGAATTTATCTCGCTCGCAAAGTCACGTGACAGAGAGTACGGAGCAAAGCGCCCCTGTTGCCTTCGACTTAACTAACAGA GCTAAACTGCCTAGAGGTATTGAAGAAATTCGACCACACATCGAAAATGTTGACAATGTTCCCCTTCTGGTTTCCTTGTTCACAGAGTCTACTCCTACCGCTACGCGAGAAATG atCAAGATTATGCAAGAGTACGGAGAAGTTGTTTGCATCGTTGGTTCATCGGCGTCTGCCTACAACTGCGCCCTTTTCATGCAAGCTGATGCTAG TTTGGCGGTTGAACCACTCTACCCGCAGGTTTGCCAGCAAGTGCCAGTTGTCTCTCCCGTAAGCCAAACTAATGTCCTGTCTCCAGCGGAGCTTAGTCGCCGCCTAAATTCGCTTCCGTGTGCCCTATCCTTCCATCGTGATGAGCTGTCTTCATTGCTCCATCTCGTACTAGAGTCTCGTCACGTTGGCTTTTGTTTACGTAACGTCCTCCAGTTATGGGCCGCTTCCATTGCTTCCCTTTCTACCGTCCAGCTGATAGCAGCATTGTTCTTCCTTCCACCCATTTTCACAACTGGCCAAGTCCTTTGGCTTTCCTGCATCATCATTCCTCTTCTGTCCATCAGTCTAATGGGTGCTCCTACTGATCCTGACGTCATGAACATAGCCACCGGAAAGAATTCACGCAAGATTGACAAAGGG ACTTTCAAGTTTGTTCTGTGGAGCTATGGACTCAAATTTCTACCGTCAATGATCATTCTTCTTATCTTCTATGGCGCATCGTTGCTATCCCTCTGCTCTTACGTCAACTCGGATTGCCAAATGGTTTCCAAGTGTCTGTGGGTGTACCCGTCGCAAAATGGAACCGTTCTCAAAGGGCTTTGGTCGGGGTGGGGAGAACCGGCGCACGAGCACCTTTTGTACACTGTACAACACACCACCGCTTTAGCCTTTGTCATTTTTCTTG TTTTTATATCGTTGTCATTCGTTCATCGCCAGTATCATTTTTGGCAAGTCAATCCCTTCAGCAACCGATTGTGGATCGCTTGCTGTGGTGTTGT GAGTATTCTGCAAATAATCTTCTTTTCAATGGGCATCTGGTCGATTGATGCCCATTCTTTAAAGGACGGCCCATGCAATTCGTCAAGCCCAGTATCCGGTTTTCCGCTACCAGCATGGCTTCTCTTATCATGGCCCACCCTATTGATACCGTTCAACGAATTGgtcaaacattatgaaattaA GGTCAATGTCCGCCTTCAAAAGAGAGCTCGCCTAGAATTTGGAACAAAACTGGGAATGAATTCGCCATTTTGA